In Acidobacteriota bacterium, the sequence GCAACGGAATTTACATTATCGACCTGCAGAAAACGCTCAAGATGTTCAAAGACGCGAGCAAGTACGTGCAGGACATGGCCGCGCAAGGCAAGACGATTATGTTTGTCGGCACCAAGCGCCAGGCGCAAGACGCGATCGCCGAAGAGGCCACCCGCTGTGGAATGTTCTACGTGAACCAGCGCTGGCTCGGCGGACTGCTCACGAATTGGGTCACGGTGCAGAAGTCGGTAAAGCGGCTCCAGGAACTCGACGACATGGCGACCGATGGGCGCTACGATCTGCTGCCCAAGAAGGAAGTTATCAAGCTGGAGCGCGAACGTAAGCACCTGCAGGCGAACCTGGCAGGTATCAAATCATTAAAGCGGCTGCCCGATACGCTGTTCGTGATCGATTCGAACAAAGAGCAGATTGCCGTGCGTGAAGCCCGCAAGTTGGGAATCCCGGTGGTTGCGGTGGTTGACACGAACTGCGATCCGACCGAAGTGGACTATGTAATCCCTGGCAACGACGATGCGCTGCGCGCAATTCGCCTGTTTGCTTCAAAGATCGCTGACTCGATTGTCGAAGGCGCACAGGCGGCCACAGACAAGCAGGACGCTGACTTGGCAGGCGCAGTGAGTGCGGCGACCGAGACATCTGCCGGCGAGAGCGCCGTAGGCGGCGAATACGGTGAGGACGGTGAAGCAAGCTCTGATGACATCAACCTCGAAGAGGTGCTGGGCGGCAATATCCGCAAGTCTTCAGCCGCTGCTGCTACCGTGGAAGCAGAAGCTGCTGTCGAGGAACGCTAATCCGAGCTGGGTGGGGCGGCTGAGTCGGATCGCTGCTAAACGTCATCAAATACATACACGATACAAACGCGACATTCTTGGCCCGAGCCGCTGTGGCGCTCGGGTCATTACTTGTTAGGCCGGATTTACAGGCCGGCAGAAGGCATAATGGAAAATGAGCACTACTACTGTGAACATTGACGCAAAAATGGTGAAGGAGCTGCGCGACAAAACCGGTGCTCCGTTCGGAGACTGCAAGAACGCTCTCGTGGGCTCCAACGGCGATATCGAGCAGGCGATTATCCTGCTGCGGAAAAAGGGCATCGCCATGGCGGGCAAAAAGGCATCACGCAGCACGAACGAGGGCTCGGTTTCCAGCTACATTCATGCCGGTGGCAAGATCGGGGTATTGCTTGAGCTCAACTGCGAAAGCGACTTCGTCGCCCGCACCGATGACTTCAAGGAGCTGCTGCACGACATCTCCATGCACATTGCCGCGACGGATCCCAAGTACATCCGCCGCGAAGATGTCACGCCTGAGGACTACGACCGCGAGAAGGAGATCTATCGCTCGCAGGCTGCGGCAACCGGCAAACCTGCTCCAGTAGTGGAGAAGATCGTCGAAGGCAAGATGGCGAAGTTTTACGAGGAGGTCTGTTTGCTTGATCAGCCCTTCATCAAAGAACAGACCATCAGCGTTTCGCAACTGATCGCTAGCAAGATCGGCAAGCTGGGGGAGAACATCTCCGTCCGCCGCTTCGCCCGCTTCAAAGTAGGCGAGCAGAACTGGACGATTGGACAGACGAAGCCAGCGAGTACAGAAGAGACGAAACAGTAGGTTTCCAGTGCAACGGATGCTTAGATCGAAACGGAGCGCCGGGCGTGATCGCCCGGCGTTTTTGTTTTATCCAGCACTTACGTAATCGCAAATCACAATCAAAAGGGCGGCCGCAAGCAAGTAATATCATGGTAGTTATGAACGCATATCCAGTTGCGCCGGCTGAGCCGGTGGAGACTGATCAGAGCGAAGTTGCCGAGTGGCTTGAGGCCTTCGATCAGATCATCGAAGAAGAGGGCCCGAGCAGGGCCGCCGAAATGCTCGAGGCGCTCACACGGCGCGCGCGCGAGTCGGGCGTA encodes:
- the rpsB gene encoding 30S ribosomal protein S2; this encodes MANITMKELLEAGVHFGHQTKRWNPKMKEFIFGERNGIYIIDLQKTLKMFKDASKYVQDMAAQGKTIMFVGTKRQAQDAIAEEATRCGMFYVNQRWLGGLLTNWVTVQKSVKRLQELDDMATDGRYDLLPKKEVIKLERERKHLQANLAGIKSLKRLPDTLFVIDSNKEQIAVREARKLGIPVVAVVDTNCDPTEVDYVIPGNDDALRAIRLFASKIADSIVEGAQAATDKQDADLAGAVSAATETSAGESAVGGEYGEDGEASSDDINLEEVLGGNIRKSSAAAATVEAEAAVEER
- the tsf gene encoding elongation factor Ts (EF-Ts; functions during elongation stage of protein translation; forms a dimer; associates with EF-Tu-GDP complex and promotes exchange of GDP to GTP resulting in regeneration of the active form of EF-Tu), with protein sequence MSTTTVNIDAKMVKELRDKTGAPFGDCKNALVGSNGDIEQAIILLRKKGIAMAGKKASRSTNEGSVSSYIHAGGKIGVLLELNCESDFVARTDDFKELLHDISMHIAATDPKYIRREDVTPEDYDREKEIYRSQAAATGKPAPVVEKIVEGKMAKFYEEVCLLDQPFIKEQTISVSQLIASKIGKLGENISVRRFARFKVGEQNWTIGQTKPASTEETKQ